A region of the Gemmatimonadota bacterium genome:
TAGCAAGGTTTAAGTCTTCTCCTCAAAAAAATTTGATCACTGTATTTTGAAGCCGACTGTGACTACCAGATCCGCTCCCTCGAGGTTCCACCGAGCCTCAGCAAGTAGTGATTCGCTGATATCTATTCCGGCACCTATGTTAATTTCTAATTGAGTAGAAGATACCTGTCCAAACAGCCCCGCTGACACCCACAATCTTACCAATCCCATACCACCAAAAAAGTACCATGCTGAAGGCTTATATAACATCAGGGCACTGACGCCTATAGTCCCAACTGTTGGGTCAAAATTGAATATTCCCAACGAGCTTTCTGCCATTACTAAGAGGCTCTCATTATCAAACCTATGCACAGGGACTCCAACATTAACAGATGGCCCGATGGTGTCTCCGATTTGGTCCACATCGAGAATGCCAATCCCACCACCGATCTTCACTTTACTAATACCTATGTCAGCGGAAACTTGCGAAGGTACGACAAAAGCCATCAGGCAGGTGCATACGACCAGAATAAAGCGCAACATATTTTCTCCTTTCACCAATATGGTGTGAAATTTTGTGAAAAAATAATGAACTTCTAATTGCAGCAAAAACAACACCCTTCATTCTTCCTCATCAGGCAGAAATTTTATCCCTACTTTCAAAAGTAATTTTTCGACCTGCAAAAGCCTGTCTCCGCAGAGCACGGGCAGGCGTGATAAGTTTTAAGTCTCGTCCTTCCTTTCTCGTTACATCCCTCAAATGGAAATCCAACTTGATTTTTCAGTCGTGGCTTTTTACATTGTGAAACAGAGCGGGTTACGGCTGCCAAACCGTTCCCTTCTCTGTATGTATTTTGCGGCGGGAGGGCCACAGGTCTGCTAACCAATATAGGCCCTCCGCCGCTCACACAGACGCAATCAATAGACGCCTGCGTTTATTCTTGTTATTAAGTGAGATATAGCTTCGACAGACTCACTCACTGTCGAAGCGGTTTATTTCCCACCGCCTATCTCCCTTATCAGGCTGAATCTATTCAGGCTTACCCCAAATCTTTCGCGATGTCAAGAGATATTAAAACATCGTGCAATTTAATATTGATGTTACGCGATACTCAAGTGCTGATACATACGTTTGTGTCAACTTACAAAAAATTTCTCCTTGTAAAGTCATTTCTGCACGACCGCGTAACATCAGTTTAATCTTAAAAAACATGATAATTTCATTTTGGATAAAGTCAATAATTTTTTACCTATCGGTTAAATATGTCCATAGCTAAACGCATCGCATTATTACGTGGGCAAAAAACCCTTACGCAATTTGCAAGAGAACACCAGACACCCCCGCAAAATATCCATCGATATGAAAAAAGGCGAACTCCTTCTGCTAATTTTTTGACCTCTCTGGCATCTAAAGGAATCAATATCAACTGGGTATTGACCGGTGAAGGAGCCATTTACGTCAAAAAACAGAAGATCAGTAGTATCGCTCTCCTGGCGTCAGAATTGGAGCA
Encoded here:
- a CDS encoding helix-turn-helix transcriptional regulator, which codes for MSIAKRIALLRGQKTLTQFAREHQTPPQNIHRYEKRRTPSANFLTSLASKGININWVLTGEGAIYVKKQKISSIALLASELEHLPEEFREALRVTVREAGQPPPPGRKLHLTVWCHKVLRKAQDEIDRLFGT